A genomic segment from Halomonas sp. TA22 encodes:
- a CDS encoding M23 family metallopeptidase codes for MLLSGCSSAPSAPQRLEGISGDWVTVQRGDTLGAIATRANVPLERLTRFNPGVDPQRLAVGQRLLVPTQQERAPAGGPYRYQIRPGDTYSAIARRFGTTPQRIQSANPGQSPDRLRVGQVVSVPLGGSAVAASSGSSSSGTSRPAQASAPRPAPAPANLPSSARNWPWPLDDYRVTRQFGPDSRGTLQPMLLTTGSGQQAKAVAEGEVRFAGSMRQLGEVVIIHHEGDLQSVYALCDNVMVEAGQRIRQGTALCRVALSNATERHDLLFDLRQGGKPIDPRRVLR; via the coding sequence ATGCTGCTTTCCGGTTGCTCCAGCGCGCCCTCCGCCCCTCAGCGGCTCGAAGGCATCAGTGGCGATTGGGTTACCGTCCAGCGTGGCGACACACTGGGCGCCATTGCGACACGCGCCAACGTACCGCTCGAGCGCTTGACGCGCTTCAATCCCGGGGTCGACCCACAACGCCTTGCCGTGGGCCAGCGCCTGCTGGTGCCCACTCAGCAGGAGCGGGCACCAGCAGGCGGTCCTTACCGCTATCAGATTCGTCCTGGGGACACCTACTCGGCCATTGCCCGACGTTTCGGCACCACCCCACAGCGCATCCAGTCCGCCAATCCGGGACAGTCGCCTGACCGCCTGCGTGTTGGCCAGGTCGTCTCGGTGCCGCTCGGGGGTAGCGCCGTCGCTGCCAGCAGTGGTTCGAGCAGCTCAGGTACAAGCCGCCCCGCTCAAGCCTCGGCTCCTCGCCCGGCGCCAGCACCGGCCAATCTGCCAAGCAGTGCTCGCAACTGGCCCTGGCCGCTGGACGATTATCGTGTGACGCGCCAGTTCGGTCCCGACAGTCGAGGTACGCTTCAGCCAATGCTTCTAACCACCGGTAGCGGACAGCAGGCCAAGGCCGTCGCCGAGGGCGAGGTGCGCTTCGCCGGCAGCATGCGCCAACTCGGTGAGGTGGTGATCATCCATCATGAGGGCGATCTGCAAAGCGTCTATGCGCTTTGCGACAACGTGATGGTCGAGGCGGGACAGCGCATCCGCCAGGGTACGGCGCTGTGCAGGGTGGCCTTGAGCAATGCAACGGAGCGCCACGACCTGCTGTTCGATCTACGCCAGGGTGGAAAGCCCATCGACCCGCGCCGGGTGCTGCGATAG
- a CDS encoding acyltransferase: protein MSTLKGLVSAVLLVLCTLIWTIPLFVLILFKLIAPTRRLSLWVLKGLNAVALNWIGANLWWMRHWLKPQLELSLPEGLSPQQWWLVISNHRSWTDIFVLQMALHRRIPMPRFFLKRELIWVPVVGLAWWALEFPFMGRYSRKQMARNPALAKRDREATERMCKRAQEMPTAVYNFVEGTRFTPAKRETQESPYRHLLRPRAGGTAQVVSLMGDRLSGILDATLSYTNPRPTFWGYLCGKERLIRCHIRCLDVPGWMPGGDYHQDPHYKERFQKWLNALWLEKDRTLDTYS, encoded by the coding sequence ATGTCGACCCTGAAGGGGCTCGTCAGCGCAGTATTGCTGGTACTCTGTACGTTGATTTGGACGATACCGCTCTTCGTTCTGATCTTGTTCAAGCTGATCGCGCCGACCCGTCGGTTGAGCCTGTGGGTGCTCAAAGGGCTCAATGCCGTGGCGCTCAACTGGATCGGCGCCAATTTATGGTGGATGCGCCACTGGCTCAAACCCCAGCTCGAGCTGAGTCTGCCCGAAGGGCTCTCACCTCAGCAATGGTGGCTGGTGATCTCCAATCACCGCAGCTGGACCGATATCTTCGTGCTACAGATGGCACTGCATCGGCGCATTCCCATGCCACGCTTCTTTCTCAAGCGAGAGCTGATCTGGGTCCCTGTGGTCGGCCTGGCCTGGTGGGCACTGGAATTCCCGTTCATGGGCCGCTACAGCCGTAAACAGATGGCGCGCAACCCCGCTCTCGCCAAGCGAGACAGGGAAGCGACCGAGCGTATGTGCAAGCGTGCCCAGGAAATGCCTACCGCGGTTTACAATTTCGTCGAGGGCACCCGCTTCACACCAGCAAAGCGCGAAACGCAGGAGAGCCCCTATCGCCACCTGCTACGCCCGCGTGCTGGCGGAACGGCACAGGTAGTAAGCCTAATGGGAGATCGGCTTAGCGGCATTCTCGATGCCACGCTCAGCTATACCAACCCGCGCCCCACTTTCTGGGGTTATCTGTGCGGCAAGGAACGCCTGATACGCTGCCATATTCGCTGCCTCGATGTCCCCGGCTGGATGCCTGGGGGCGACTACCATCAGGATCCGCATTATAAGGAACGCTTTCAGAAATGGCTCAACGCCCTGTGGCTGGAGAAGGACCGCACGCTGGACACCTATTCCTGA
- a CDS encoding AMP-binding protein, which yields MPEALWHPSQTAIESSQMNALMQRVNERYALSLEHYSELHEWSVANLERFWSLFWDEANIIAEAKGETILEHPDDMPGARWLPQARLNMTANLLWRCDEHPALILYDHRLNRYQISYAELYSQVARAAHSLLQGGVEPGDRVVGMTPTSEHAVIGLLATASIGAIWCSCPLDLHTEPLIEWLNEIEPKVLFASDGQSPGNETHTAWSQLLSICEHVESLNQMVLFSRSGSEPDTHGIAKAVAWIDYLNNPAEELSFAPHPFDHPYRLECLTDSTGINRTLIHSAGGTLLQHLKEQRLHHDLQQRDRLFAYTPCGSMTWHWQLSALASGASLVLFDSFEDGTTSSARHAVWDIVANEGVTVLAIEACQLIEWEEAKLHPCHERDLSPLRLLLATGPYSADSFDYVYRNIKKELHFATLSADSAAGASLALGCPMRPVHRGEIQGRGLGMAVEVFDDAGHPLRGEPGELVCTRPFPSMPTGYWGDPQGEQFVRAFFERFPGTWSQGTQAEITPQDGVILHSQP from the coding sequence ATGCCCGAGGCACTCTGGCATCCCAGCCAAACCGCCATCGAGTCGAGCCAGATGAATGCGTTGATGCAACGTGTCAATGAGCGATACGCGCTGTCGCTTGAGCACTACTCGGAACTTCATGAGTGGAGTGTGGCGAACCTGGAACGTTTCTGGTCGCTATTCTGGGATGAGGCCAATATCATCGCCGAGGCCAAGGGCGAGACGATCCTCGAGCACCCCGACGACATGCCCGGTGCACGCTGGCTCCCCCAGGCACGTCTCAACATGACGGCCAATCTACTATGGCGATGCGATGAGCATCCCGCGTTGATCCTCTACGACCACAGATTGAACCGGTACCAGATCAGCTATGCCGAGCTCTATTCACAGGTAGCTCGCGCCGCTCACTCCCTGCTGCAAGGGGGCGTGGAGCCTGGCGATCGTGTGGTCGGCATGACGCCCACGAGCGAACACGCAGTCATTGGGCTACTCGCCACAGCGAGCATCGGCGCCATCTGGTGCTCCTGCCCACTAGATCTTCATACGGAGCCGCTCATCGAGTGGCTCAACGAGATCGAGCCCAAGGTCCTGTTCGCAAGCGATGGTCAGTCTCCAGGTAACGAGACCCACACTGCTTGGTCGCAGCTGCTGTCAATCTGCGAGCATGTCGAATCGCTCAATCAGATGGTGCTTTTTTCTCGTTCAGGTAGCGAACCCGACACGCATGGCATCGCAAAGGCAGTGGCTTGGATCGACTATCTCAACAATCCCGCGGAGGAGCTCTCCTTCGCCCCCCACCCTTTCGATCATCCTTACCGCCTCGAGTGCCTTACCGACAGCACGGGCATAAACCGTACCCTGATTCACAGCGCCGGGGGCACCTTGCTGCAACACCTCAAGGAGCAACGACTTCATCACGACCTTCAGCAACGGGACAGACTATTCGCTTACACCCCCTGCGGCTCGATGACATGGCATTGGCAGCTCTCCGCCCTGGCGAGTGGTGCAAGTCTGGTGCTTTTCGACTCCTTCGAAGATGGTACAACGTCAAGCGCACGGCATGCCGTGTGGGATATCGTCGCTAACGAAGGGGTCACGGTTCTCGCCATCGAAGCTTGCCAGCTCATCGAGTGGGAAGAGGCGAAGCTGCATCCATGTCATGAACGCGACCTCTCCCCGCTACGGCTTCTGCTCGCGACGGGGCCGTATTCTGCCGACTCCTTCGACTATGTCTATCGCAATATCAAGAAAGAGCTGCACTTCGCCACTTTGTCGGCCGATAGTGCTGCTGGCGCGAGCCTTGCGCTGGGCTGCCCGATGCGACCGGTTCATCGTGGCGAAATTCAGGGCCGGGGACTAGGGATGGCCGTGGAGGTATTCGATGACGCGGGCCATCCCCTGCGGGGTGAGCCGGGCGAATTGGTTTGCACGCGGCCCTTCCCATCGATGCCCACCGGCTATTGGGGCGACCCGCAGGGCGAACAGTTCGTCAGGGCTTTTTTCGAGCGCTTTCCAGGGACCTGGTCTCAGGGCACCCAGGCTGAGATCACCCCGCAGGATGGCGTGATCCTTCATTCGCAGCCATGA